The Rhopalosiphum maidis isolate BTI-1 chromosome 2, ASM367621v3, whole genome shotgun sequence genome segment TTAGTATCTATCAATAACAATCTAATATTTAGCATTTTCTaacaaatctaatattttataatattataacagattgtataataatgcctcaatatttttaagtttgagaGCTTAAAAGGACATCAAACCCGAATATGCtgcctttattttatataaaccatACCAAATTTGAGTTCAGTAAAATCcattttatactgtttatagattaaatgtacttattattcaacttaaaagtaagtaaatttactctactattaaaacaaacaacatAAAATGGATTCTACTGAATGAAATTTGCTATATTGTACGTGAATAAGACGAAGACAACAAATGCGGGCATGacttctttttaatttaattatagttaatacaattaaagaagaaacaaaataaatattaactttctctaatattgaaaaatattgttagttgGTACagtctttattaataataatattctttttaattcttaataaattataatattaacctagaacaaatatattttgtatgacaCATTGAAACTTTTTTGTTCATATACCATTATATCAGTCaaactagttttaaataaattttctttcTAATATAACATGACGTATAGCTTAACTTatgattcaaataatttggtccaatgaatattaaaattctaaaattctttatatctaaaaaacaataaattataaatagtaaaaacaagataaattcatatatgtatatataaatatttttttaatgaataaattaattaatagcaGTTTTGGCACATGgaatacttgaaaaaaaaattgaatatacactatactggtatcattgattttacaataaattaattataaaatcaatgctggtatttatataaaaaagttatgtaataactagtaagaaataattaaaataaaaaaaattaaaattggaatGTAATATTAGAATACTAATATGTAATGTTTGATATTCCAAAATTGTGATGAATGAAGCTGTCTATGTACTTTTCTTACCGGTTATCAATAGACTTATCTACTTTGAAAAATGACAGAGTACCCATGATTAATGTGATGACCAACAAGGTTAGTTGAACATACATTCCAAAATGATTGCTGTAGAAGAAACTAACAGCAGCAGCTattgactaaaaaataaaatgatattatacttacttaataataacacagtataaatttataaatatatataatatatatcacaaTTAATGAaccgatataaaatatatacctgcaTGAATTTGAACAAAGCCATAGCTGGAGCACTATTTTCAGAATATCTTTGTCCTATCACATTGTAAATTTGGGTATTGAAACAACTGTCGCCAAAACCCAAAAGAAAACTGCAGAAAATTGCCAGGTattgactaaaatattatttaaatgtaaaatgtataatagttattagttattacctatgtttaatttaatatacaaacgattaatattacttaggtTCAATAAATGATTTGGCGTTTGTATCACCAAACGGTGAATCGTctggtaaatttataaatatcaaaccgtatgcaacaatatttataataaaacctaAAGCAACCACTGCTGAATGACTGAATCCTTTAGATTCAACGTTGTTATCAGAAGTTTTTTTACCCAAAATGCTGAACAGAAAACCTCCTACAAAAAATTGGAATGTATTGTAATCGTCGAAGCAATAGTCATATTGCTTTAACCTAAAATTTCGCCAACACCAATCAAGATTCCGGATAAGCCAACAAGCTGTTTGCTGTTAGTCCCCATTGCTGTAGTAAATCCAATACTTGAACTATAGACACCACTATAAAATGACAAATGTAAACCTGTAaaagaaatcaaaataattaggttATAAGCATGTATTATACTTCTGAAACaagttttatgataatttttccatttaccagtaaaaaaaaatgacatatttaataagcaCATGTCTTCAGTTAAAAAAAGGgataaagaattttttatttcttgaatAGGTGATAAAGTTTCTCCTCGTTCATTTTCAGTTCCTTCCGAACTTACAGGGGAtcgtaaaagtaaaaataataatgtgcccAAAAAACATACAGCTATGAGGACAGTGAAGACTAATGTTCTTGTTGATTCGTCCAAATGATTTTTATCCCGAAGTGCAAAAAACACAAATGTATTTCCTAAAAACATACTAAAATCCAAAcaaaacgattataatatttataatatcaatataataattaaatagttaaaatacctCATTTGCAACAACGCCCAAAATATTCCTGAATTTCTGGACATCGTAGAAGAATcagaatttaaagttaaatacgtCCCTTGTCCTGTCCAAATAACTGAAGCACCAAAACCAATTATTGCagacataaaataaagtaaaaaggtAGTCGGCCAAAGAAATGATACCAGGaacatactaaataaaatttttatgtttaatataagtttattataagacACAACTGCATTATTTGTAAGTAAGTACAAACGTGTAACAACATGATCCAATAAACATAGCTATTCTAGAACCTGCAAAACTGACAATTGATGGAGATATCCAATTACATAAAGCAAACACAACATAGATAATGGACAAACTAGTATATCCATCACCAGTAAATGATGGATAATCATTTTGAATACTTTTCAGTAtagttttctgaaaaaaaaaaaaatgaataaacataaaacaacattCAATAAATATGGTGGGGGTAGAAGACATGTTCAAAAAGAAATTGAAATTTCGTAATTTTGTATTCTTCAATTTTAACAGCATAGAGCGCCATGGATTTTATCACTAGGtcaaatgattaatatagAGACCAATtgcaaattcaattttttttttttgttttcaaaaatcaaaaaatattgaaaagctgacgttttgaaaacaaaaatgaaattaaaaaacattcctGAGAGACTGAGAGAGTTACGATCACAAAATATTGAGTGTTTTGAGAATTGgcaatagtgtataatatttattctaatgtGGACTATTTTGAAGTGGATAACActgatttacataaataaacaaaaatgttttctcaTTAATAACACCTCATACATGTCATATAAGTACAACTTCTTGGTTTATCATCAATacgtatagttaaatttatttgatacacatttacataaatatggatacctaatatgtaattagtaattatcatATAGTAAGATCTAAAGTatcaatattctatatttctagactaatttttataaatattaagggCTATCGAtttcaaaatgaaatattatagactttgtaaaaagtttgttattcataaattaatctatagatgataactatatatatagccACCCATACATTACATTTCAAGTTTTCTAAAGTGTAtactcaatttaaaatataactataaatattttttatgttaaaaaaaataaatttgaaattattataaataacaagttattgcaaaatattagaattattattattattgattattaatagttgcatttaattttattaaaaagacttgtaagtttttttttggtaatttataattgtagtaaaattaatataaatttactgtttattattattattactatttttgtagtaatataatttggtgATTGGTGGTGCCACAGTCGATGATCATATTTGGTCAAGTGTGTGCGACACCAGCTGACTAATCATTTATTCCTACTAATACTAAAATTGTGCTGTgcgatgtaatattttttgttccttttgttaataaatatacattaattagtGAAACCTATACAACTCATTTATTgacttagtattattaaatttacaattgatCCTGAAACATTGGACGTGGTAGTCTGTAGAGTCATCACTGcacaattcattattaaaacaagaTAGAACATCACTATTTCTTAATAGTATGGTAATATAGTATTCATTAACAGGATTACACTTTTATGGCTCTTTCACATAAGGACATAAGGCCACTCAGCAACACAACTTTTAGATGCTGCAATTGGTAGCATAGGCAACCTCTGTCACTAGTGTCACAGTTTATAGTGCTTCCAAACAGTAATTTTGGTTGtatgtaaaaactatttatatcttTAGGACTTTTATTATCAGTAGAATTCACAGAAGCACCGTGGCTTCATATGAAAGGTctctaaatgtaaaaattatcccCAAACCTTTGAAAATATACTTCAAACCCAACAAGtaacaatatatcaataatattaatatgaggTTTTTACTTCAATATTTCCCATTGTTTGAAATGCAGTAAAAACAAACATGAAGGCCAAGCCTAACAGGCTAACATTTAATAGCCTTTTATccattttgtttgattttttttatattgatcagCCAACTTGTTTTTGAGTgtctgtaaatattaatattaattaattaatacataaaatatttactcaatTTGCTTCATACCatggttaaaattttaattaataaactacaatGTTGTATACAATAACAGAGATAAATGTGGTTTAtaccaaaacaaaaattatttaaatgattggaAGACCTAAAAGTATATTTCTTATTCGTTATAGGTAACATAGACATGTAACTATGAGTAAGTAACTATCAGACTGTGTTAGAGAAGAAAACTATAcagttaaattactttatactttaatacaattaatatgatgctacctaatttaattttaaaatttataattattttgattaaattattaaaagtttgaagttaattgttatagtttttatttaagttataaccagaatattaatgtttataaagttttagttttaatgataaaaaaattgtgttctaaattattatctttttggatctaaatataatattttttaaatatatggaaCCCATTAAAAGCTACTAGCTGACCCCTAATAATCCGTCTTCAATCTAAATGATAAATtcactattattgtttatctacctaataaaataaattcctcATGAGCACATATGGATGTACTtagaacaaattatatttttttaaatgtataaatactaatttatttaagagtAATTAGTTAAGTtaacaaaatacttaatttaatatttataataatatgatacgttgtttgtaaattaaattacatgaaTGCTAAGAGCaagcaatttatattatgttttaatatatttacagggAACAGTCaattttttacttgaaaataattagtaacaaaacattataatatgatataaaagttattacattttttagtaataacaaaacaaaaaatgttataggtacaataggtTATAGTTATAGGCGCAGCTATAGCTCTATTTCTGGGTAAGTTATTTCTGCATAAGTAACCCGTGGGGTCTTTGCCCCTACACCACTAGTATTGATAACATATATAACTGGATGAGCTAAGCTCACCCAAG includes the following:
- the LOC113554274 gene encoding UNC93-like protein MFSD11 produces the protein MDKRLLNVSLLGLAFMFVFTAFQTMGNIEKTILKSIQNDYPSFTGDGYTSLSIIYVVFALCNWISPSIVSFAGSRIAMFIGSCCYTMFLVSFLWPTTFLLYFMSAIIGFGASVIWTGQGTYLTLNSDSSTMSRNSGIFWALLQMSMFLGNTFVFFALRDKNHLDESTRTLVFTVLIAVCFLGTLLFLLLRSPVSSEGTENERGETLSPIQEIKNSLSLFLTEDMCLLNMSFFFTGLHLSFYSGVYSSSIGFTTAMGTNSKQLVGLSGILIGVGEILGGFLFSILGKKTSDNNVESKGFSHSAVVALGFIINIVAYGLIFINLPDDSPFGDTNAKSFIEPNQYLAIFCSFLLGFGDSCFNTQIYNVIGQRYSENSAPAMALFKFMQSIAAAVSFFYSNHFGMYVQLTLLVITLIMGTLSFFKVDKSIDNRYKEF